One part of the Homo sapiens chromosome 19, GRCh38.p14 Primary Assembly genome encodes these proteins:
- the HCST gene encoding hematopoietic cell signal transducer isoform 2 precursor (isoform 2 precursor is encoded by transcript variant 2) — MIHLGHILFLLLLPVAAAQTTPGERSSLPAFYPGTSGSCSGCGSLSLPLLAGLVAADAVASLLIVGAVFLCARPRRSPAQDGKVYINMPGRG, encoded by the exons ATGATCCATCTGGGTCACATCCTCTTCCTGCTTTTGCTCCCAG tggctgcagctCAGACGACTCCAGGAGAGAGATCATCACTCCCTGCCTTTTACCCTGGCACTTCAG GCTCTTGTTCCGGATGTGGGTCCCTCTCTCTGCCGCTCCTGGCAGGCCTCGTGGCTGCTGATGCGGTGGCATCGCTGCTCATCGTGGGGGCGGTGTTCCTGTGCGCACGCCCACGCCGCAGCCCCGCCCAAG ATGGCAAAGTCTACATCAACATGCCAGGCAGGGGCTGA
- the HCST gene encoding hematopoietic cell signal transducer isoform X2, whose translation MIHLGHILFLLLLPVAAAQTTPGERSSLPAFYPGTSAQLQGTWDPPPRRGLPLCLWPKHSPRTQSLSCLPVPAPTLQALVPDVGPSLCRSWQASWLLMRWHRCSSWGRCSCAHAHAAAPPKMAKSTSTCQAGADPPAAWTFDF comes from the exons ATGATCCATCTGGGTCACATCCTCTTCCTGCTTTTGCTCCCAG tggctgcagctCAGACGACTCCAGGAGAGAGATCATCACTCCCTGCCTTTTACCCTGGCACTTCAG CGCAACTCCAAGGAACCTGGGACCCGCCCCCTCGCAGGGGACTTCCTCTCTGCCTGTGGCCAAAGCACAGCCCCAGGACGCAGAGCTTGAGTTGTCTCCCTGTTCCGGCCCCCACTCTCCAGGCTCTTGTTCCGGATGTGGGTCCCTCTCTCTGCCGCTCCTGGCAGGCCTCGTGGCTGCTGATGCGGTGGCATCGCTGCTCATCGTGGGGGCGGTGTTCCTGTGCGCACGCCCACGCCGCAGCCCCGCCCAAG ATGGCAAAGTCTACATCAACATGCCAGGCAGGGGCTGACCCTCCTGCAGCTTGGACCTTTGACTTCTGA
- the HCST gene encoding hematopoietic cell signal transducer isoform 1 precursor (isoform 1 precursor is encoded by transcript variant 1) has translation MIHLGHILFLLLLPVAAAQTTPGERSSLPAFYPGTSGSCSGCGSLSLPLLAGLVAADAVASLLIVGAVFLCARPRRSPAQEDGKVYINMPGRG, from the exons ATGATCCATCTGGGTCACATCCTCTTCCTGCTTTTGCTCCCAG tggctgcagctCAGACGACTCCAGGAGAGAGATCATCACTCCCTGCCTTTTACCCTGGCACTTCAG GCTCTTGTTCCGGATGTGGGTCCCTCTCTCTGCCGCTCCTGGCAGGCCTCGTGGCTGCTGATGCGGTGGCATCGCTGCTCATCGTGGGGGCGGTGTTCCTGTGCGCACGCCCACGCCGCAGCCCCGCCCAAG AAGATGGCAAAGTCTACATCAACATGCCAGGCAGGGGCTGA
- the HCST gene encoding hematopoietic cell signal transducer isoform X1 translates to MIHLGHILFLLLLPVAAAQTTPGERSSLPAFYPGTSAQLQGTWDPPPRRGLPLCLWPKHSPRTQSLSCLPVPAPTLQALVPDVGPSLCRSWQASWLLMRWHRCSSWGRCSCAHAHAAAPPKKMAKSTSTCQAGADPPAAWTFDF, encoded by the exons ATGATCCATCTGGGTCACATCCTCTTCCTGCTTTTGCTCCCAG tggctgcagctCAGACGACTCCAGGAGAGAGATCATCACTCCCTGCCTTTTACCCTGGCACTTCAG CGCAACTCCAAGGAACCTGGGACCCGCCCCCTCGCAGGGGACTTCCTCTCTGCCTGTGGCCAAAGCACAGCCCCAGGACGCAGAGCTTGAGTTGTCTCCCTGTTCCGGCCCCCACTCTCCAGGCTCTTGTTCCGGATGTGGGTCCCTCTCTCTGCCGCTCCTGGCAGGCCTCGTGGCTGCTGATGCGGTGGCATCGCTGCTCATCGTGGGGGCGGTGTTCCTGTGCGCACGCCCACGCCGCAGCCCCGCCCAAG AAGATGGCAAAGTCTACATCAACATGCCAGGCAGGGGCTGACCCTCCTGCAGCTTGGACCTTTGACTTCTGA